In the genome of Nonlabens sp. MB-3u-79, one region contains:
- a CDS encoding aldehyde dehydrogenase encodes MNVEQIHKTQQDFFKTRKTQELTYRVKSLQRLKKAIESREQQVYKALADDLGKSEFESFLTEYNAITRELKKYILSTSKWSQPKIVRASILNFPSKARRYPEPYGNTLIISPWNYPFQLALAPLIGAVAAGNTVVLKPSEFSKATSKLLQEIIEEAFDEAHVSVVLGDSEVAQELTALPWNYIFFTGSTAVGQLIYQAAAKHLTPVTLELGGKNPCVVHETAHIKVAAKRIVWSKFLNAGQTCIAPDYLLAHKSIKDQLVTEIKKQIHEFFGANVKESADFPRIIRENHFDALMSLLEGATLLEGGDHDRDALYIAPTLVDEPSKDAKIMEKEIFGPLLPVITYTTKEDLEHWIDSFEKPLGAYCFSGDSKFEMWFIKRFAFGGGVINDSIVQVINDRLPFGGVGSSGIGSYHGKKTFEVFSHYKSVVHRGTWIDLPVRYAPYTAKLSRIKKLMSWL; translated from the coding sequence ATGAATGTAGAACAGATCCATAAAACTCAACAAGATTTTTTTAAGACGCGTAAGACACAAGAGCTAACATACAGAGTTAAAAGTCTTCAACGTCTTAAAAAGGCGATTGAAAGTCGAGAACAACAGGTTTACAAAGCACTCGCAGATGATCTAGGTAAGAGCGAGTTTGAATCATTTCTTACGGAGTATAACGCCATCACTAGGGAGCTTAAAAAATACATTTTAAGCACAAGTAAATGGTCTCAACCTAAAATAGTTAGGGCGTCTATACTAAACTTTCCCTCTAAGGCAAGAAGATACCCAGAACCTTATGGAAATACATTGATTATATCTCCTTGGAACTATCCTTTTCAGCTTGCGCTGGCTCCATTAATTGGTGCCGTAGCCGCAGGAAATACAGTGGTTTTAAAACCTAGCGAATTCTCCAAAGCCACGAGTAAATTGTTGCAAGAAATTATAGAAGAAGCCTTTGATGAGGCACATGTTTCTGTCGTTTTAGGAGATTCAGAAGTGGCGCAAGAACTCACTGCCTTGCCTTGGAATTATATCTTCTTTACCGGGAGTACGGCAGTAGGTCAACTAATTTATCAAGCAGCAGCAAAACATCTTACTCCAGTAACCTTGGAATTAGGTGGTAAAAACCCATGTGTGGTGCATGAAACTGCCCATATCAAAGTAGCTGCAAAACGTATTGTCTGGTCTAAGTTTCTCAATGCAGGTCAGACCTGCATTGCACCAGATTACTTGTTGGCACACAAAAGTATTAAAGATCAATTGGTTACTGAAATCAAAAAGCAAATACACGAATTCTTCGGTGCGAACGTAAAGGAATCGGCAGATTTTCCTAGAATAATTAGAGAGAATCATTTTGATGCACTTATGAGCCTGCTGGAGGGAGCAACACTTCTGGAAGGTGGCGACCACGATAGAGACGCATTGTATATAGCTCCTACCCTTGTTGATGAACCATCTAAAGATGCTAAAATAATGGAGAAGGAGATATTTGGACCTCTGCTACCCGTGATCACCTATACTACAAAAGAAGATCTGGAACATTGGATCGATAGTTTTGAAAAACCACTGGGCGCTTATTGCTTTAGTGGCGATTCTAAATTTGAAATGTGGTTCATCAAGCGATTTGCTTTTGGCGGTGGTGTTATCAACGATAGTATTGTTCAGGTTATCAATGATAGGCTTCCCTTTGGTGGCGTCGGTAGCAGCGGTATAGGCTCTTATCATGGGAAGAAAACTTTTGAAGTGTTTTCTCATTACAAAAGTGTGGTACATAGAGGTACCTGGATCGATTTACCCGTTAGATACGCCCCCTACACTGCTAAATTGAGTAGGATTAAAAAGTTGATGAGCTGGCTTTAA
- a CDS encoding ABC transporter substrate-binding protein, whose translation MTSLKIALDWTPNANHIGFFIAQELGYYTKEEVAVEIIDPSQDNYQLTPAKKVELGQVDLALCPLESVMSYQTKSKAFDLVAIAALFQEDLSAIACKSGIGISSPKDLDHTTYASYKARYEDAIVKQMIKNDGGKGIIECVYPDKLGIWETIEKDQVQATWIFTNWEGVQAAQQNTELILFQLKDYGIPYSYSPVISCSEHTVSNKEVALKSFLNATKKGFFYAQEHPEKAAEILKALVPEKDKNMDLQKSIILTCSVLGDKQHWGQMNSDGIHNFLTWLQDQKLENHNLKATSLFTNTLLSR comes from the coding sequence ATGACATCGTTAAAAATCGCTCTGGACTGGACACCTAATGCAAATCACATTGGGTTTTTTATAGCTCAAGAATTAGGCTACTATACAAAAGAAGAGGTAGCTGTAGAAATTATCGATCCTTCTCAGGATAATTACCAGCTTACCCCTGCAAAGAAAGTAGAACTAGGCCAAGTAGATCTGGCTTTATGTCCGCTGGAGAGCGTGATGAGTTATCAAACTAAATCAAAAGCTTTTGATTTAGTTGCGATTGCAGCTCTGTTTCAAGAAGATCTCAGTGCGATAGCTTGTAAATCTGGTATAGGCATTAGCTCCCCTAAAGATTTAGATCATACCACTTATGCTTCTTATAAGGCTCGTTATGAAGATGCTATAGTGAAGCAAATGATCAAAAATGATGGAGGAAAAGGAATTATAGAATGCGTCTACCCTGATAAATTAGGTATTTGGGAAACCATAGAAAAAGATCAAGTTCAAGCTACTTGGATCTTTACCAATTGGGAAGGTGTTCAGGCAGCACAACAGAATACGGAGTTGATATTGTTCCAACTGAAGGATTACGGCATTCCATATTCGTATTCTCCTGTGATAAGTTGCTCTGAACATACGGTTTCAAACAAAGAAGTCGCATTAAAATCATTTTTAAATGCTACTAAAAAAGGTTTTTTCTATGCCCAAGAACATCCAGAGAAGGCTGCTGAAATTTTAAAGGCTCTGGTTCCAGAAAAAGATAAAAATATGGATCTACAGAAGTCTATCATACTGACTTGTTCTGTTTTGGGAGACAAGCAACACTGGGGTCAAATGAACTCTGACGGTATCCATAATTTCCTGACCTGGCTTCAAGACCAAAAGTTAGAAAACCATAACTTAAAAGCGACCTCCCTTTTTACTAACACCTTATTATCACGATGA